The following are encoded in a window of Pseudomonas sp. JQ170C genomic DNA:
- a CDS encoding DUF3168 domain-containing protein codes for MADPSVALQEALFARLVAEVSCPVHDGAPMNTPKPYVSIDREVSTNARPIAGRKREQRLIYLSVWSDAIGQAEVKRINGEIINALDERKLPLATGRAVSVRVEQADAQRDADGITYQGSITVRVITTH; via the coding sequence ATGGCTGATCCATCTGTCGCACTTCAAGAAGCCTTATTCGCAAGGCTTGTGGCTGAAGTCAGCTGCCCCGTCCACGACGGCGCACCGATGAACACGCCGAAACCCTATGTCTCCATTGACCGGGAAGTCTCGACGAACGCACGTCCGATCGCGGGCCGTAAGCGTGAGCAGCGTCTGATCTACCTGTCGGTGTGGTCCGACGCCATCGGCCAGGCCGAGGTCAAGCGCATCAACGGCGAGATCATCAATGCCCTGGACGAGCGCAAGTTACCACTGGCCACCGGCCGAGCGGTCTCCGTTCGCGTCGAGCAGGCCGACGCCCAGCGCGATGCCGACGGCATCACCTATCAGGGTTCGATCACGGTCCGCGTGATCACCACCCACTGA
- a CDS encoding phage portal protein, with protein MIKSLSQALGAAATKPSASLGKSIRLSDGGFWSSFFGAQSSSGKSVTVDNAMRLSTVWACVRIISTSVAGLPLSIYRRLPDGSRESARDFPLYDVVHTSPNEDMAAFHFWQSVVASMLLWGNAYCEIHRAAGRVIALDFLMPSRVDLEVDDDGRLRYFFKPRKGPKREIQRESMLHIPAFTLDGRVGLSAIRYGADVFGAAMSADDAANNTFKNGMMPTVAFSVDKTLNPAQRVEFRDYVKTISGALNAGRSPVLEAGVKPEMIGINPADAQLLESRGHSIEEICRWFGVPPWMVMKTDKGSNWGTGLEQQQIAFLTYCIMSYTAPIEQCVNKRCMTAVDRINFYAEFSLEAFLRADSTGRAAYLSTMGQNGYMTRNEGRRKENLPSMPGGDVLTVQSNLVPLDQLGKQSDGQAARAALKNWLQESESTSRE; from the coding sequence GTGATTAAATCGCTATCCCAGGCACTGGGTGCTGCCGCGACAAAGCCATCTGCCAGCCTCGGCAAGTCCATTCGGCTCTCGGACGGAGGCTTCTGGAGCAGCTTTTTCGGGGCGCAATCGAGTAGCGGCAAATCTGTCACAGTCGACAACGCCATGCGGCTATCGACTGTTTGGGCATGCGTGCGAATCATCTCGACCTCTGTTGCCGGTTTGCCGCTGAGCATCTACCGCCGCTTACCCGACGGCAGCCGAGAGAGTGCCCGGGACTTCCCTCTGTACGACGTGGTGCATACCAGCCCGAACGAAGACATGGCGGCCTTCCATTTCTGGCAGTCTGTCGTGGCATCCATGCTGTTGTGGGGCAACGCATACTGCGAGATCCATCGCGCCGCAGGACGGGTCATCGCGCTGGATTTCCTAATGCCGTCGCGGGTCGACTTGGAAGTCGATGACGACGGCCGCTTGAGGTACTTCTTCAAGCCCCGCAAAGGGCCCAAGCGGGAGATTCAGCGCGAGAGCATGCTGCATATTCCGGCCTTCACTCTGGATGGCCGGGTTGGCCTGTCTGCAATCCGCTATGGCGCTGATGTGTTTGGGGCGGCGATGTCGGCGGACGATGCCGCGAACAACACGTTCAAGAACGGGATGATGCCAACTGTAGCGTTCTCGGTAGACAAGACGCTTAACCCTGCGCAGCGTGTCGAGTTTCGTGATTACGTGAAGACCATTTCCGGCGCGCTCAACGCAGGTCGAAGCCCAGTGCTTGAGGCTGGGGTGAAGCCGGAGATGATCGGAATCAATCCAGCTGACGCCCAGTTGCTGGAGTCGAGAGGGCACAGCATCGAGGAGATCTGTCGCTGGTTCGGTGTACCGCCATGGATGGTGATGAAGACCGACAAGGGGAGCAACTGGGGCACCGGCCTGGAGCAGCAGCAAATCGCTTTCCTCACCTACTGCATCATGTCCTATACGGCGCCAATCGAGCAGTGCGTGAACAAGCGCTGTATGACTGCCGTGGATCGAATCAACTTCTACGCCGAGTTTTCGCTCGAAGCATTCCTGCGGGCAGACAGCACCGGCCGCGCCGCCTATCTCAGCACCATGGGTCAGAACGGGTACATGACCCGCAATGAGGGCCGTCGGAAGGAAAACCTGCCCAGCATGCCCGGCGGTGATGTTCTCACCGTTCAATCCAACCTTGTTCCCCTGGACCAGTTGGGCAAACAAAGCGATGGGCAAGCCGCACGGGCCGCCCTGAAGAACTGGCTGCAAGAGTCAGAAAGCACCTCTCGGGAGTAA
- a CDS encoding head maturation protease, ClpP-related, translating to MKLKIQSRGLRSELSPRALDKWNPAIQAAVENTSDTITVYGVIGEDWYGEGVTLKRIDAALRAIGERDVTVYINSPGGDMFEGIAIYNRLREHSHKVTTKVLGMAASAASVIYLAGSERAVASSAFLMIHNCWTFLAGNRHYLRDVADDMEEFDAAMADLYAETSGQPVPDMAEMMDDETFIRGKRAVELGLATGLLSAAEITERETEETGQANALKAMDIALAKSGMPRSERRELFASFKTGTPRAAGGDTPRAVPTDKPSAVAPDLSASLSAATNLLNSLKGK from the coding sequence ATGAAACTGAAGATCCAGTCTCGCGGCCTGCGCAGCGAGCTGAGCCCGCGCGCGCTCGATAAATGGAACCCGGCAATCCAGGCTGCCGTCGAGAACACCTCCGACACGATCACTGTGTATGGGGTGATTGGCGAAGACTGGTACGGCGAGGGCGTGACCCTCAAGCGTATCGACGCAGCGTTGCGCGCTATCGGCGAGCGTGATGTGACCGTCTACATCAACTCCCCGGGCGGCGACATGTTTGAAGGCATCGCCATATACAACCGCCTGCGCGAGCACAGCCACAAGGTCACCACCAAGGTACTGGGCATGGCCGCCAGTGCCGCGTCTGTGATCTACCTCGCTGGCAGTGAGCGAGCAGTGGCTAGCAGCGCTTTCCTGATGATCCACAACTGCTGGACCTTTCTTGCCGGCAATCGCCACTACCTGCGCGACGTGGCCGATGACATGGAAGAGTTCGACGCGGCGATGGCCGACCTGTATGCCGAAACCAGCGGCCAACCAGTTCCGGATATGGCCGAGATGATGGACGACGAGACCTTCATCCGCGGCAAGCGTGCCGTTGAGCTGGGCCTGGCCACCGGCCTGTTATCAGCCGCCGAGATCACCGAGCGCGAAACCGAAGAAACCGGTCAGGCCAATGCGCTCAAGGCCATGGACATTGCTTTGGCCAAGTCCGGCATGCCGCGCTCCGAGCGCCGCGAACTCTTCGCCAGCTTCAAGACCGGTACGCCTCGCGCTGCCGGCGGGGACACGCCGCGCGCTGTCCCGACCGACAAGCCCAGCGCTGTCGCGCCAGACCTCTCCGCCTCTCTGAGCGCGGCAACCAATCTCCTCAATTCTCTGAAAGGAAAGTGA
- a CDS encoding C40 family peptidase: MRKHILAAVRVHAAAEYPRECCGLVLTVGRKQVYVPCTNTARYPEEEFRIAPEEYAAAEDQGDVIGIVHSHPNATSRPSPRDLAMCEATGLPWYILSWPEGDLRTITPTGHTPLLGRPFVHGAWDCWQACADWYQREWGLEFPEYPREEGWWEKAEGPSLYEQAYEAAGFYQVSQPQRGDMIVMTVGRTAHPNHAGIYLGADAQLSEENTQVFGPGPFMLHHLLGRPSEIIVFGGPWLDRTRLVLRHQDAK; encoded by the coding sequence ATGCGCAAACACATCCTGGCTGCCGTGCGAGTGCACGCCGCGGCAGAGTATCCGCGTGAGTGTTGCGGGCTGGTCCTGACCGTCGGCCGCAAGCAGGTCTATGTCCCGTGCACTAATACCGCGAGATACCCGGAAGAAGAGTTCCGGATTGCTCCAGAGGAGTACGCGGCAGCGGAGGACCAGGGTGATGTGATCGGCATCGTTCACTCCCATCCCAATGCCACCAGCAGGCCTTCCCCGCGAGATTTAGCCATGTGCGAAGCAACCGGCTTGCCCTGGTACATCCTGTCTTGGCCTGAGGGCGACCTGCGCACCATCACCCCGACCGGCCACACACCGCTGTTGGGCAGGCCGTTCGTACATGGCGCCTGGGACTGCTGGCAGGCCTGTGCGGACTGGTACCAGCGCGAGTGGGGGCTGGAGTTTCCGGAGTATCCCCGGGAGGAGGGGTGGTGGGAGAAAGCCGAAGGCCCGAGCCTGTACGAGCAAGCCTATGAGGCTGCAGGCTTCTACCAGGTGAGCCAGCCGCAGCGCGGCGACATGATCGTCATGACTGTGGGGCGCACTGCTCACCCGAACCATGCCGGAATCTACCTGGGCGCCGATGCGCAGTTGTCCGAGGAGAACACCCAGGTCTTCGGCCCTGGCCCGTTCATGTTGCATCACCTACTTGGGAGGCCATCTGAAATAATCGTGTTCGGCGGACCTTGGCTCGACCGCACCCGCCTTGTGTTGCGTCATCAGGACGCGAAGTGA
- a CDS encoding phage tail protein, with amino-acid sequence MAIATFNWVPDDEASSDSTFRTRKSQFGDGYAQVASDGLNAEVDSWTLSFGGLAEEVKPILDFIRSHRGARSFLWTPPGSALGMYRCETFRQQRKPGGIVVVAATFERAYHP; translated from the coding sequence ATGGCAATTGCGACGTTTAACTGGGTGCCTGATGACGAGGCCAGTTCGGACAGCACCTTCAGGACAAGAAAATCGCAGTTTGGTGATGGCTATGCCCAAGTGGCTAGCGATGGCTTGAACGCAGAGGTCGACAGCTGGACGTTGTCGTTCGGGGGACTGGCGGAAGAAGTCAAACCCATCCTCGACTTCATTCGCTCTCACCGTGGCGCGAGGTCGTTCCTGTGGACGCCACCAGGTAGCGCCTTGGGAATGTACCGCTGCGAGACGTTCCGGCAGCAACGAAAGCCGGGCGGCATTGTTGTGGTGGCGGCAACCTTTGAGAGGGCTTACCACCCATGA
- a CDS encoding phage major capsid protein, producing the protein MDFEAQVKELNASLKGIGDQIKAQAEATDKQIKASGEMTAETRAKVDELLTKQGELQARMGEAEQKLVNANRGRSEQDEPQKSVGALVIGSEEMQDMNSSFRGSRRVSVPRAAITTATGGDLVPAQRLAGIVAPPQRRLTIRDLVAPGETESNSIEYIRETGFTNNARTVAETTAKPYSDLTFALATANVRTIAHLFKASRQMLDDAKALQSYIDGRARYGLNMAEEAQLLYGSGTGANLQGLMTVAQLYAAPAGVAVVGEQRIDRLRLALLQAELAEFPSDGIVLNPIDWAAIELTKDGEGRYIIGQPQSGTDARLWNRPVVSTQAMTQNDFLVGAFKLGAQIFDRMEIEVLISTENDKDFENNMTTIRAEERLAFAIYREEAFVTGPLTTVTP; encoded by the coding sequence ATGGACTTTGAAGCCCAAGTCAAGGAACTCAACGCCAGCCTGAAAGGCATTGGCGACCAGATCAAAGCCCAGGCTGAGGCGACCGATAAGCAGATCAAGGCCTCCGGCGAGATGACCGCTGAGACCCGTGCCAAGGTAGACGAACTGCTGACCAAGCAGGGCGAGCTTCAGGCGCGAATGGGCGAAGCCGAGCAGAAACTCGTGAACGCAAACAGGGGCCGCTCCGAACAGGACGAACCGCAGAAGTCGGTCGGTGCACTGGTGATCGGCAGCGAAGAAATGCAGGACATGAATTCGTCCTTCCGTGGTTCGCGTCGAGTCTCTGTGCCGCGTGCAGCGATCACCACTGCAACTGGTGGTGATCTTGTCCCTGCTCAGCGCTTAGCGGGTATCGTCGCGCCACCTCAGCGCCGACTGACTATTCGCGACCTGGTGGCGCCCGGTGAAACGGAATCGAACTCCATCGAGTACATCCGGGAGACTGGCTTCACCAACAATGCGCGAACCGTCGCGGAGACCACCGCTAAGCCGTACTCCGACCTGACCTTTGCTCTGGCCACCGCGAACGTCCGAACCATCGCTCACCTGTTCAAAGCGAGCCGCCAGATGCTCGATGATGCAAAAGCGTTGCAAAGCTATATCGACGGTCGAGCGCGTTACGGCCTGAATATGGCCGAAGAAGCTCAGTTGCTCTACGGCAGCGGTACCGGCGCGAATCTTCAGGGCCTCATGACCGTTGCACAGCTGTACGCGGCGCCCGCTGGCGTAGCGGTGGTCGGCGAGCAGCGAATTGATCGGCTGCGTCTGGCGCTACTGCAGGCCGAGTTGGCCGAGTTCCCTTCGGACGGCATCGTGCTGAACCCCATCGATTGGGCGGCGATCGAACTGACGAAGGATGGCGAGGGGCGCTACATCATCGGTCAGCCCCAGAGTGGCACCGATGCTCGTCTCTGGAATCGTCCAGTGGTGTCCACCCAGGCCATGACTCAGAACGACTTCTTGGTCGGCGCCTTCAAGCTCGGCGCGCAGATCTTCGATCGGATGGAAATCGAAGTGCTGATCTCGACCGAGAACGACAAAGACTTTGAGAACAACATGACGACGATCCGTGCTGAAGAGCGATTGGCGTTCGCCATCTACCGCGAAGAAGCATTCGTCACTGGCCCCCTGACCACGGTCACCCCCTAA
- a CDS encoding phage tail tape measure protein — MADQQVQGMLVQIEATTAQLRRELASADQVVARTSQSIDRSLATVDSAFDSAGGAAQQAGALMRGAFAAVAGAGLIGGIIRQVDAYGQMADRMKAAAGSAGEYQAVQEHLLRTAQETYRPLAEAQELYIRTADVMRSLGFNTQQTLDITDSFSFLLVTNAAAADKAGSALDAYSKALQTGKVEADGWVSIQSAMPTIVDAIANATGKGADEVRKLGVQGKLSLDDINTGLLQTVEANRKAAADMSTSVQDAMVNISNAIGTFLGSMEERTGAVAGLSKVLISLADNVDLVAVAMAGAGAAALTNYVVNSGLALKAALAQRTAEIQNAQAALRAADAQRIYAQAQLQQAQASVAAASGLQRLSLVQTQLIPKQAALKASTDALAIAQTNLTRASTGGLLAALGGPMGLALLAGTAAASFLLLSDSADQAGVSLDDMHKPVAQLREEFAKLNKDQREASLLKWQQEQINATDKVKDAYGDLSQSIRSATVTAPARDSGGQYNQQLRLYQGVVDQLKEARAAGADLSPILREVGDRLKLPPATVQQWITQAGAVSDADQRSSLIAETLRVLTGVTEENTASTQANNAAKAGMSSAGQTYLETLHKQLAGLKDNGDAIKIANRHIADNTDLTETDRLAILSAASAIEAQKKANKDATDSSKDRTKSLQDELKALDAIIDRALPEKKRLEDLAEGVRGLRKAQAAGKITAAEMELGIKNLNEAYADPTIQKRAQEEQKLAELRRNSADAYRKAMEVVLQTRQDAINADIAGVGMGDNEREQADRLNAVREKYAQARRQLEEQQEDVSRRLSQSAYEQRLADLADYQARELQMEVDGYDARLQAQGDYSNGAHRAWDNIQADAANFAGATEDMLTTGFNSARDALTDFAMTGKGSFRSFANSVISDMARIASQQAASSLLSGLVGMGVSAAGNYFGSGSSSLGSTQAGYSPQYMDGWSGVTQAKGGAWSGGVQMFAKGEAFTNSILNAPTPFGMAGGKVGVAGEAGPEAIMPLARGADGSLGVQMVGGNVGGSTVVQVNAPVSVSVPDRSSEGMELDSAALQQNMQMQMRGVAERAIADSWRPGGTSHRNSPRRN, encoded by the coding sequence ATGGCCGACCAACAAGTCCAGGGGATGCTGGTCCAGATCGAGGCCACCACGGCGCAGTTGCGTCGGGAACTGGCCAGCGCGGATCAAGTGGTCGCACGCACCTCTCAGTCGATTGACCGCAGCCTGGCTACTGTGGACTCTGCGTTCGACAGCGCTGGCGGTGCGGCTCAGCAGGCTGGGGCACTGATGCGCGGGGCCTTTGCTGCCGTGGCTGGCGCTGGCCTGATCGGTGGAATCATCCGGCAGGTCGATGCCTATGGGCAGATGGCCGACCGGATGAAAGCAGCGGCGGGTAGCGCAGGTGAGTATCAAGCGGTGCAGGAGCACCTGCTGCGCACGGCCCAAGAAACATACCGCCCGCTGGCTGAAGCCCAAGAGCTGTACATCCGCACGGCCGACGTGATGCGCAGCCTGGGCTTCAACACTCAGCAGACGCTCGACATCACTGACAGCTTCAGCTTTCTGCTGGTGACCAACGCCGCAGCGGCCGATAAAGCGGGCTCGGCCCTCGATGCGTACTCAAAGGCTCTGCAAACAGGAAAGGTGGAGGCTGATGGTTGGGTGTCCATCCAGAGCGCGATGCCGACCATCGTTGACGCCATTGCCAATGCAACCGGCAAAGGTGCAGACGAAGTCCGCAAGCTTGGTGTTCAAGGGAAACTTTCTCTCGACGACATCAACACTGGACTGTTGCAAACCGTCGAGGCGAACCGCAAGGCTGCCGCTGATATGTCCACGAGCGTGCAAGACGCCATGGTCAACATCAGTAACGCGATCGGGACGTTCCTGGGGAGTATGGAGGAGCGTACCGGCGCGGTGGCAGGGCTGTCGAAAGTTCTCATTTCCCTCGCCGACAACGTAGACCTGGTCGCGGTGGCCATGGCCGGGGCTGGGGCTGCAGCACTCACCAACTATGTGGTCAATTCAGGCCTGGCGCTGAAGGCCGCGCTGGCCCAGCGCACTGCCGAGATCCAGAACGCCCAGGCCGCCTTGCGCGCGGCTGACGCACAGAGGATCTATGCGCAGGCGCAACTCCAGCAGGCCCAGGCTTCTGTGGCTGCTGCCAGCGGGCTGCAGCGGCTGTCGTTGGTGCAGACGCAACTCATCCCCAAACAAGCGGCGCTGAAGGCTTCTACGGATGCCCTGGCAATTGCGCAGACTAACCTGACTCGCGCCTCCACCGGCGGGCTGCTTGCGGCGCTGGGCGGGCCAATGGGGTTGGCACTGTTGGCCGGTACCGCCGCAGCTAGTTTTCTGTTGCTGAGTGATAGTGCGGATCAAGCCGGGGTCAGCCTGGATGACATGCACAAGCCCGTTGCTCAGCTGCGAGAGGAATTCGCCAAGCTCAACAAGGATCAGCGCGAAGCTTCGCTGCTGAAGTGGCAACAGGAGCAGATCAATGCCACGGACAAGGTCAAGGATGCTTACGGCGACCTTTCCCAGTCCATCCGCTCAGCGACGGTCACGGCCCCGGCCAGAGACTCCGGAGGGCAATACAACCAACAGCTACGCCTCTATCAGGGGGTTGTTGATCAACTGAAGGAGGCTCGCGCCGCCGGTGCCGACCTCTCGCCCATCCTGCGCGAGGTTGGCGACCGGTTGAAGTTGCCGCCCGCGACGGTGCAGCAGTGGATCACCCAGGCCGGTGCGGTCAGTGATGCCGACCAGCGATCCAGCTTGATAGCTGAAACCCTGCGCGTTCTCACCGGAGTGACCGAGGAGAACACCGCCTCGACCCAGGCCAACAACGCCGCCAAGGCCGGTATGAGCAGCGCGGGTCAGACCTACCTGGAAACACTCCATAAGCAGTTGGCCGGCCTGAAGGACAACGGCGATGCGATCAAGATAGCCAACCGGCACATCGCGGATAACACCGACCTAACCGAGACCGACCGGCTGGCAATTCTGTCGGCTGCCAGCGCAATCGAAGCGCAGAAGAAGGCCAACAAGGACGCGACTGACAGCAGCAAGGACCGCACCAAGTCGCTGCAAGATGAGCTCAAGGCGCTGGATGCCATCATCGACAGGGCTCTGCCGGAGAAAAAACGACTTGAAGACCTCGCCGAAGGTGTTAGGGGACTACGCAAGGCCCAGGCCGCCGGCAAGATCACGGCTGCCGAGATGGAGCTCGGCATCAAGAACCTGAACGAAGCCTACGCAGACCCCACTATCCAGAAGCGGGCACAGGAAGAGCAGAAGCTTGCGGAGCTGCGGCGTAATAGTGCTGACGCTTATCGCAAAGCCATGGAGGTGGTGCTGCAGACTCGGCAAGACGCGATCAATGCGGATATTGCCGGTGTGGGCATGGGTGATAACGAGCGCGAGCAAGCCGACCGCTTGAATGCCGTGCGCGAGAAGTACGCCCAAGCCCGTCGTCAGCTGGAGGAGCAACAGGAGGATGTTTCCCGGCGACTCAGCCAGTCGGCCTACGAGCAACGCCTGGCTGACCTGGCAGATTACCAAGCCCGCGAATTGCAGATGGAAGTCGACGGCTATGACGCACGGCTACAGGCCCAGGGTGACTACAGCAACGGTGCCCACCGTGCGTGGGACAACATTCAGGCCGATGCTGCTAACTTTGCCGGCGCGACGGAAGACATGCTCACCACGGGGTTCAACTCAGCGCGCGATGCCCTGACGGACTTCGCCATGACGGGCAAGGGTAGCTTCAGGAGCTTCGCGAACAGCGTGATTTCGGACATGGCCAGGATCGCCAGTCAGCAAGCGGCGAGTTCGCTTCTGAGCGGACTGGTCGGTATGGGGGTGTCTGCTGCGGGTAATTACTTCGGCAGCGGCTCCTCTTCGCTTGGTTCTACCCAAGCAGGTTACAGCCCTCAATACATGGACGGTTGGTCAGGCGTTACCCAGGCCAAGGGTGGCGCCTGGAGCGGCGGCGTGCAGATGTTTGCCAAGGGCGAGGCGTTCACCAACAGCATCCTCAATGCTCCGACCCCCTTCGGTATGGCCGGCGGGAAGGTTGGTGTCGCTGGAGAGGCGGGGCCGGAGGCGATCATGCCACTGGCCCGAGGCGCCGACGGCTCGCTGGGTGTGCAGATGGTGGGTGGCAATGTTGGCGGCAGCACGGTGGTGCAGGTGAACGCCCCGGTGTCGGTTTCGGTTCCAGATCGAAGCTCAGAGGGCATGGAGCTCGATAGCGCCGCTCTGCAGCAGAACATGCAAATGCAGATGCGTGGGGTGGCGGAACGAGCAATCGCCGACTCTTGGCGACCAGGTGGCACAAGCCACCGCAACAGCCCCCGGAGAAATTGA
- a CDS encoding phage minor tail protein L, with product MSLITQLQKLEPGAEILLFELDGSDFGADVLRFHGHAIPHTPEELAAAGANADQLPAKPIWWQGNEYGAWPMQVEGIEANSDGTAVRPTLTVGNVNGRITALCLAFDNLLEFKLTIRHTLAQYLDAANYQDGNPEADPAEEAIEVWYIDQKVSENGSMVAWELASPGDVGGETIGRQMTQLCHWAMTAGYRGPNCGYTGPYFDLEGNPTNDPEKDQCNGCLDSGCIVRWGLGNQIPFGGFPAVSLIVRS from the coding sequence ATGAGTTTAATCACGCAGTTGCAAAAGCTGGAGCCGGGAGCCGAGATCCTGCTGTTCGAGCTGGATGGTTCCGACTTCGGCGCAGATGTCCTTCGCTTCCATGGGCATGCGATTCCCCACACACCCGAAGAACTGGCTGCGGCTGGCGCCAATGCTGATCAGCTGCCAGCCAAACCCATTTGGTGGCAGGGGAATGAATATGGCGCTTGGCCGATGCAAGTCGAGGGCATCGAGGCTAATTCGGACGGTACCGCCGTTCGGCCGACGCTGACGGTTGGCAACGTCAACGGCAGAATCACTGCGCTGTGCCTTGCGTTCGACAACCTGCTCGAGTTCAAGCTGACGATACGCCATACCCTGGCGCAGTACCTGGACGCCGCCAATTACCAAGATGGCAACCCGGAGGCCGACCCGGCCGAGGAAGCGATCGAGGTCTGGTATATCGACCAGAAGGTATCGGAAAACGGCTCCATGGTGGCGTGGGAGCTGGCCAGTCCTGGCGATGTAGGTGGCGAGACTATTGGCCGGCAAATGACTCAACTGTGTCACTGGGCAATGACTGCCGGCTACCGGGGGCCGAACTGCGGCTATACCGGTCCCTATTTCGACCTCGAGGGCAACCCCACGAATGACCCCGAAAAGGATCAATGCAATGGCTGCCTGGACTCCGGCTGCATCGTCCGCTGGGGGCTGGGCAACCAGATACCCTTCGGCGGCTTCCCGGCCGTATCACTGATCGTTCGGAGTTGA
- a CDS encoding head-tail connector protein codes for MSVISLTLARHHLRDPDDADEYLELLIEAAEGQAMDYLNRRFYTDQQALDEAVAAGDAGDSPIVSNKQINAACLLILGHLYANREDVVIGTIATVLPKGSVALLTPHRIGWGV; via the coding sequence ATGTCGGTTATCAGCTTGACCCTCGCCCGTCACCACCTTCGAGACCCTGACGATGCTGACGAATACTTGGAGCTCCTGATCGAGGCGGCTGAAGGGCAGGCGATGGACTACCTGAACCGTCGTTTCTACACCGACCAGCAGGCGCTGGATGAGGCTGTCGCCGCCGGTGATGCTGGCGACTCCCCCATCGTGAGCAACAAGCAGATCAACGCGGCCTGCTTGTTGATTCTTGGGCACCTTTACGCAAACCGTGAGGACGTTGTAATCGGGACAATTGCCACCGTGCTTCCGAAAGGATCGGTGGCACTCCTGACACCGCATCGAATCGGGTGGGGTGTATGA
- a CDS encoding phage head closure protein, translated as MRAGPLRHRCLLTSPQRVRNSSGGADETWAAATPPELWAEIRLPSGRVSAVAEQLEAVVTAEILARPRSDIVAGWRLTRRGVTYKVEAVLIDNFGTLMRLLCSSVPNP; from the coding sequence ATGAGGGCCGGTCCCCTTCGTCACCGTTGCCTGCTGACCTCTCCGCAGCGAGTGCGAAACAGCTCGGGTGGTGCCGACGAGACTTGGGCGGCGGCGACTCCTCCGGAATTGTGGGCCGAAATCAGGCTGCCTAGTGGTCGCGTCTCAGCCGTCGCCGAGCAGTTGGAGGCTGTCGTTACCGCCGAGATTCTTGCCAGGCCCAGAAGCGACATTGTCGCCGGCTGGCGGCTGACCAGGCGCGGTGTGACCTACAAAGTCGAAGCAGTCCTTATCGACAACTTCGGGACGCTGATGAGGCTGCTTTGCTCATCCGTGCCAAATCCATGA
- a CDS encoding HK97-gp10 family putative phage morphogenesis protein, translating into MARRSRMSGDFKLRRLLRNIHKNMDNELKPAMQKSADRVLQTMKDLVPKDTGDAAAALTAFVSSSGLNAEVGLRGKLNNQRYFYLRFIEYGTKGYSGKLYHRADSSAVSGTHTTNRDRSKLSGKNRLGRRDTKNKSDGTHFFGKYPDIPARPAHPWLRPAMQVNREFVLAEIEAAITRTLRKASQGVGNG; encoded by the coding sequence ATGGCTCGCCGCTCCAGGATGTCAGGAGACTTCAAGCTTCGCCGACTGCTGCGCAACATCCACAAAAACATGGATAACGAGCTGAAGCCGGCAATGCAGAAGTCTGCTGACCGTGTGCTGCAAACGATGAAGGACTTGGTGCCCAAAGATACGGGCGATGCCGCAGCTGCTCTGACGGCGTTTGTGTCGTCCAGCGGCCTGAACGCTGAGGTTGGCCTACGGGGCAAGCTCAACAACCAGCGCTACTTTTACCTTCGCTTCATTGAGTACGGCACAAAGGGTTACTCGGGCAAGCTGTACCACCGTGCTGACTCCAGCGCGGTATCGGGTACCCATACCACCAATCGTGACCGGTCCAAACTCAGTGGCAAGAATCGGCTCGGGCGCCGCGACACGAAGAACAAAAGCGACGGCACTCACTTCTTCGGTAAGTACCCCGACATTCCTGCACGTCCGGCACACCCTTGGCTGAGGCCTGCGATGCAGGTCAACCGGGAGTTCGTTCTGGCAGAGATCGAGGCGGCGATCACCCGCACGCTGCGCAAAGCAAGCCAGGGGGTAGGGAATGGCTGA